The Callospermophilus lateralis isolate mCalLat2 chromosome 4, mCalLat2.hap1, whole genome shotgun sequence genomic interval gaaaaggttggggatgtggctcaatggttaagcgctcctgggttcaaaccatagtaataaaaaaaaaaaaaaaaaaaaatcttaagggaAGCTCACTGCCCCACCATCTCTCCATTTCActcagccttgaacttgtgatccttctgcccccACTTTCTCAGCTCCTATCTAGTTCCCAGCCCCTGTACACTGGCTACCACTCTGCACAAAGTGCTCTCTGAAAGGTCATCATGACCTCAAATTTGAATAACTGCCAAATCCCAAAGGCCTCTTCTTAGCCATTCTCTTTCAAGTTGTCATGATTCACATTATTCTCAACTTCTATTGGAATTTCTTTTCTCCCTACTCCTCCTTTCTCCTCTGGTTCTTTAAATAGCATTTCTTCAAGATTCCATTGTGCTCTCCAATTTTCCTCAACCCTAGTTGACATCACCTAGCTGACCAGCTATGAAAAGGGCTGCCAAAATGCCGCTAAGCTCAGCCTGGACTTATAGAGAACCAGGCCTCCTTTCTGATTCCATTATCCCCCTAGCACATGTACTGCAGGTGCCTGGAGctctacacattttttttttttttagttatacataatgatgggatttgttgttacatatttatgcgtgcacacaatataacagtatcctcaaactcacagtcctcctacttcagccactCTTgggcagctgagattacaggcatgtgctctcAGCTCCTCTCTGAGGTTTGATAAACAGCCACTGAGCTCCTACTCATCTCCCTTCTGATTTCCTGTCTCAACCAGGGGGTGGCTTCTTCCTACTCCACATGGTGGGCTCCAGCCAACTTCAGCTCTTGCAGTCCATTCCCCAGTCTCCACATCTGGTTACCTGATGCCCACGGAGCCCCTCTCTGAGGACCTTCTCTTCTTTCAACGCCTGATGCTGTACTGAGCCCTGTCATTTCTTTTCTTGGCAGATGCATCAGCATTTTTCTTTTCTGCCTGTCAGAACTAGAATCCATGTGTGAAGACCCATATGTGGGCTGCAGCTTCCCACCCCACCTTCTCTCCTATTCTGGGTCCACTATCTTACGGTTGCTGACCCACAGGTAATGGTGGAGCAGCTTTGTTTTAGCCTACAATTTTACTGTAGCATCATCTTATAAGGGTTAGGaagatgaatttcaataacaagtacatttttgtatattacattttttgtgaatgtgcataaattgctcttctggaaggaaatgacctatttatcaaatattttcacATCACTTTGTTCAGAAGTcggatttttgttttcttttttggtaccagggattgaacccagggagtgcctaactactgagtcacattcccagcagttttttattttattaaagacagggtttcgctgagttgcttagggccttgataagtttctgaggctgactttgaactcatgatcctcctgcctccgcctctggagtcactgggattacaggtatgtaccacttttCCAGGCCAGAAGTGgggttttttaaaaagataaatgttttttaaaaaggcgTAGAGAGATGGCCTCAGAGAGGCTAAAGATTTTCCCAAATCCTTTTGTAGCATGTATTAAACTGAATTGTGTCACCCTAAAATTTATGTATTTAGACACAGGGCCATTAAAGAGAAAATTTAGTtagtttattaaaatatttattttttaattgtagttggatacattttatttatttattgttatgtggtgctgaggatcgaacccagggcctcacatgtgctaggtgagccctctactgctgagacacaaccccagcctgagtttatttgttttgagacagtatctcactaaattgctgaggtcagCCTcatatttgcaatcctcctgcctcagcctcctgagtcactgggattaaagctCTGTGCCAGCATGCTGCTCTGAGGAAATTGCTTAAATGATGTCACAAGGGTTGGCCCCTGATCCAACAGGGACAGTATCCCCATAAGGAGACAGCAGAAGTGTGCATGCACAAAGAAAAGTCCACATGACAAAGGAAGGATTTAGATATAGGACTGTTGATTCTAGCTGCAGGCAATGGTCTAAAACACAGGGGCACCTTAGAACAGTGACTGGAGCATCCAGTCAAGTGATGCTTAGAAAGTCTGGGGTCCCATGGATTATAACAGCTATATTCTACACTGCATtccaaggaagagagagaaaaagagttcACAATAAAATTGGGTTGGAAACACCAGGTAGAGCAAACTAAGGGAGTCTGCATTACTGTGGGGGGATTTCTTGAAGCCTTTAAGAGCTACACAAATGTCCAAGTGGGAGAGATGGCACGTGATATTTCTCAAACTTATACTTTTCATCTGTAAGGCACGATCCCTCCTTGGATCACTTTTTCAGAGCTGATGAACAAAGGGAACCTGGCTCCCTGAAGGGCATATCCCTAGTGTTCTGGTGGATGTGAGCCAGGACTTGTTCTACTCCTGTGGAAACTGTGGTGCCCCACGGAGGGATACAGTGTGGTGGGCAAAAAGTGGGTGGCTGTTATGGAGCGTTTGTGTGTTGATTAGGTGTTAATGGAGTCATAGTTGAGTCATGAGATGTTCCCATCATGGGACTAGTGTCCTTCTAAGAGGAGGAGGATATCTCAGCATTCCCCTCCCACGTGAGGTCACAGAGAGGCACCATCTGCAAGCCAGGAAGGGGCCTGGGTAAGCTAATCAACCTTGATCTTGGAGTTGCCATTTCCAGAGCTGTGAGAAATAAGTCTATTAAGTCACCCAGTCTATAGTggtggatttttttgtttttatggcaGATTGAATGAAAGCTGTGGCTTTGGACCTTGAACTGTGTGATCTCAAACAAATTCCTTAACCTCTCCAGACTTCAGTTCTCTCATTcataaaataaagacaaaaagaaCAAGTACCTAGCTCCATGGGTTGTTCTGCAGATTATGTGCAAGAACTATGGTAAGCAGCAAGCACCGGGTTGGGGTGAGCACTCAGTGCAGAGTGATCACCCAGTGAGGGCCGAGCAGGCCACTCAGGGTGAATGCCTGGTGCAGGGAGGGCAGGTGAGCACCCAGCACTGGTCAGTTCATGTTAACTATCTCAAGGGGAAGCAGCTGGCTATGATGTGGTTACCCCCTTCCACGGACAGCACTCAGTAATTTCAGACAGATGAGCATAAAGGAAGGCCAGAAACATCTGCTActcttttcaatttcactctcagGAATCATCATCTCCCTTGTGCCAGAAGCAAAGGTATACCTCTGCTCCCCTGGGGCAGACGGGCACTCACCTCCCTCTCTGTGTAAGTGGATGCATCAGTCCAACCGAGCAAGCTCTGAGAGGCCACCTTCATAATGAGATGCTATTTATAGTAAAAGACCCTTCACTGGGCCTGGGGTGTGGCTCAAcaatggagtgcttgcctagcccaaGACCCcaagtttgatccccaacaccgcaggaaaagacaaaaaaaaacacaaaaacaaaacaaacaaaaaaactttacTGCCAAATAAAGATGACACAGAAATAGCAAAGAGCTTTATTTTCCTGTAGCTGCCCAGCTTCATTTAGTTACCAACAACCTGAGGAATGTTTCTCTATGTCCTTTGGTTCCTGAATTGTTGATGCATCAGCAGTCGCAAACCTTCAACTTAAGGAGTAAACAAGTAGCTTTAGCTTCTCTTTAAAGGCCACTGGATCCCCGGAGGGCGGCTGTTGTGCTGCCAGGCCCTGAGATCCCCACTGGGTGGGAGACGCCAGCAGGAGCTGGACCAGCACTTTTCTCCTGCAGCTCCATCCTCGTCCCCAGGACCCTCCACAGACAACGGGGAAAGAAACTTCCGTTTTCCTATTTCTCAAAACCAAAAGCCTTAAGATCAACCAAACTTTCCAAAACAGGACACTTGCCAAGCCTTGCTGGGAACATAATCACGCCCCCCCCCCAGCTGTCAGTTTTAGGGCTCCACCGTCTTTCTGGGTGTTCCCCTCACCTGTGAAGACTGCCTTCCTCAGGAAGAATCAACAGAACTAGAAAAGAAAACCTACCCCTACGAAAGCTGTGCCTCAGACGCAATCCAGAGGCGCGAACATAAGCAGAACTGACACCTCACAGCCCAGGCTGTCCTCTGTGGCCACCCACGATCCCTGCCCACACCTTCCCTTCTGGACACACAGGCCCCAGGGTCCTCAAGGACAAGTACCAAGAAGAGCTTGAGCACCTCAGGGGTGTTGGAGCTGCTGTGGCTCCTCAGGGGGCACCCGGGGCTGGCACTGCGGGCACCACCAGGTGAGCCTCTGGAACCCGCCTGGGGGCCCAAGGGGCTCCTTGAGGACCTGGTGCCCAGCAGGACACTGCTCCTTCCGGTAGATCTGCGTGTGCTGTGGCTTGCCCTGGAACTTTCCCTGAAGCCAGCCCGTACTGAACTCCACCACGTGGTCCACAAGGGCCTCCCGGTGAGAAGCATTCAGGAGTGAGCCCAGAGACAGGGGATGGATCCTGGCTCTGTACAAGGCTTCATTCTTAATGATGTTCCCTGAAACAAAGCAGAGAATGAGGAGGGGCACGTGGACATGCCACAGTGAAACCACCCCAAAGGGAGCAGAGCTGGTGTGATGGTGGGGAGCAGGAGCTCTGTCACACAGGGACCTCCGGGGCAGGGCGGCAGGCTCCGTGTCCATGCCCTCTGCAAAATGCATTTGGCCACGTTCCCCCTGAAGGCTGTTGTGAAGCAAAATGAAGTAACACATGTGGGTCCCACGTCGCAGCCAAGAGGCTGCAAGAAGGGCCTGACACCTGACCGCCTGCACTGGGATCCCAGCTCCACCAGATCCTACCATATGGCCCTGGCAGGTTCCTTGGCCTCCAagtttcagtttcctcatttgtaaaacaggAATGGCTTTGCTGGTTTTTGTGAGCAGTCAGTGAGACCTCACCTAAGAACGCTGAGCTCAGTGGCTGGTGGAAACATGAACTGTTCCGATGCCTGTTCCATGCAGAGTTTAGGAGGTCTTATTCAATTATTTGTCTATTCCTGACTCATTCTTTATGAAGCCAGCCTCAACCCCTTCTTCCAGAATCAATGCCTCTCTTCAAAATATCCCCAAAGTTTCTCTCTTTAACCCTACTGGGCCTTTATTATACCCCACCTCATCTCAGGGGAACTGGCCTGGTTTGCTGAGCCTTTTTAAATAATGGCTGTGGTAGGCTGAGAAGGCAAGTTTACCAGAGGGCAGGTGTGCAGTAGGTTTGGGGGAATGGATGAAGGAAGTGACTGCCCTTTCCTGTTAGTGAACAGAGGACTCCCAGCTGCCTGCAGACCCTGGCCCCCTGCCTCTCGGTGCCAGGATGGCACTAGGCAGTGGAGGATACCAGGGGCACAGGCATGGCCCCTGCCCTTCAGGAGGTCACACCCTAATGCACCGTCAGGAACCATAGGCTAAGAATCCAGtcagggtacaaattctgaagcaGAAGTTAGAAAATGCTTATCTAACCACCTCTTGTTTTAGGGGCAAAAGGTAGTaacagagattgaatccaggggtgcttaaccactgagccacatccccagccctcttttgtattttattttcagacagggtctcactaagctgcttagggacttgctaaattgctgaggctgagtttaatcctccagcctcagccttctgagccactgggattacaggcgagcaTCACATGCCCGGCTCTAATGACTAAATACTAATTTATGAAAGAAATATGATGCTAAATTACCAATCATCCATTTTACATCCTGAGATTCTGTGTAATTTTAAAGACCAGGGAAGCTAAAGAGATAAAGTCATCACTTCAAGACCAACAGAACTATCCTCAGGACTCGAGATTCCCAGATGAATGACTTTTCCATTGTACGACTCTGAGGGGCTCCCCCCTTACCCATCAGTCATACCTAACCCTGAGAAGTATCTCTGGTTCAACAGTGTATAGCACACAGGCTGAGCCTGGCCCAGAGCCTCCAAGGCTTGTCCTCGATGGAACTTTTCAGACAAGATGTCACAGGTAGGTTCGACCACAGGAGAAGGGCTCCAACACATCTGGCAATTATAAAATGCCAGGAAGCCACCACCACCAAAGTGTAGGACCAACCTGGAAGAAAGAACAAACCACATGCACATGAGCTTCCACTGTGTCAGGTCACACCACGCTGCCACTCTGACGAACCTGGGGAAAGCCAGGCCTTGAAGAGAAAATGGACGGCTCTGTCAGAGTCACAGACATCACAGAGCTAAATGGAGTCGTTAGAACAAAACATACTCGtgggtttatttttttctgagtatcTTCTGTTCACAGAAGACAACCTGGAAAACAGAACAGCTCAAAGTTCAGGGGGTCTGACGACCTAGAACACAAAAAGGGGGCTCACCAGTAAGGAACACAGAGAAATGGCTGCAGTGAGGCTCTACCTCCAGCCCAGGCTAGATTTACCAAAAAGACCCAACTCCCCTGAGCTGTCAGGGACAGAGCACAAAGTTATAAATGCTGATAAGAAATGATGGCAACCTCAAGGACAGCTAATCAGAGCAGAACTGCCTCCACATCTGAAGGGGAAGATCCCTGAGCCCATGCCTTGGATGGAGTGAGTGTCCCTGGGGAGAGCTGGGACCAGGAGAACCCACTCTCAGTGCCCAGGAAATCACTCCAAGAAAAGATACATACCCAGCAAAAATCACACCAGCAATGGTCTCAATGGGGGAGAtggggagggggagaaggagTGAGCCAATGGAATTCTGTAACAGGTGCCATGGGACATCAATGGATCATGATTATGACAGTGCACCTAAGAACATGGCGCCAGGATCAGGAAAGAGTTCTTGAAATAAAAGATATCCCTTTTAATGTTATTTAATGTATAGTTATAATATAAtgatattaattaatttaataacctggaactgaaaatccaaatcagcttgaCAAACTCTGAAACTGGGGTGAATATGATAGAATATTATTAACAAGTAGAAATACTCTAAAAGATTGAACTGAAAGGTGGGGAGAGTAAGCaaaaacagttttaatttttatgttagtAAAATCTGGATGGTTAAAG includes:
- the Neil2 gene encoding endonuclease 8-like 2, with the protein product MPEGPSVRKFHHLISPFVDQQVVKTGGSSKKLYPATLQSLWLQDTQVHGKKLFLRFDPDAELGSPGSSPLAEPPQKGARKEETVTPEPALGPSKLKTSDESCPSVELDPSGSDVSEGLGADGPATGAPRWLQVSFGLFGSVWVNEFSRATKANKRGDWRDPVPRLVLHFGGGGFLAFYNCQMCWSPSPVVEPTCDILSEKFHRGQALEALGQAQPVCYTLLNQRYFSGLGNIIKNEALYRARIHPLSLGSLLNASHREALVDHVVEFSTGWLQGKFQGKPQHTQIYRKEQCPAGHQVLKEPLGPPGGFQRLTWWCPQCQPRVPPEEPQQLQHP